A window of the Bombina bombina isolate aBomBom1 chromosome 3, aBomBom1.pri, whole genome shotgun sequence genome harbors these coding sequences:
- the LOC128654428 gene encoding keratin, type II cytoskeletal cochleal-like has protein sequence MYSVSPIELSFDVSIMSRNQQLRGVSSGVSSGGFSSSSLGGSKRINFSSASVSQGQFGGGGIRSTNFGSRSLLSSGGNRKISSSVSSVRQGAGLGFGGGFGGAGALSGAGGFGGSGFPAGGIQNVSINSNLLAPLNLDFDPSISVIRKEEREQIKTLNNKFASFIDKVRFLEQQNKVLETKWKLLQQQGGQSSTQNSDIEGIFKAYVSNLKNQLDGIVSGKGRVEGEFQNTKNLVEEYKTKYENEINNRAAAEHEFVKIKKDVDDAYLVKVQLEAKLNGLNDEINFLRALYEQELGELKSQLTDTSVILSMDNNRSLNLDDIIAEVKAQYEEIANKSRAEAEAAYQDKFRQLENVAGQQGDNLKSTRNEIAELSRAIRKLESEIENVKRQIAALNASIAEAEERGEIALTDGRRKLAELEAALQKAKQDMARQLREYQELMNVKLALDVEIATYRKLLEGEEDRLSGLITNEVNVSVVSGVNSGASFGYGGSSSSGSFSTSSSQKKRGPVQIISKTSERQTTYVS, from the exons ATGTACAGTGTTTCACCTATTGAACTTTCCTTTGACGTTTCCATAATGAGTCGTAATCAACAACTGCGTGGGGTCTCTTCTGGAGTTTCTAGTGGGGGATTTAGCTCATCCTCTTTAGGAGGTAGCAAAAGAATCAACTTCAGCTCAGCCTCTGTATCTCAAGGGCAATTTGGTGGTGGGGGCATTCGCAGCACCAACTTTGGCAGCAGAAGCCTATTGAGCTCTGGGGGCAATAGAAAGATTTCCTCTAGTGTAAGCAGTGTCAGACAAGGTGCAGGGCTGGGATTTGGGGGTGGATTTGGAGGAGCAGGTGCACTATCTGGTGCAGGAGGGTTTGGTGGTTCTGGGTTTCCTGCAGGGGGTATCCAAAATGTCAGCATTAATTCAAATCTGCTCGCACCACTTAACCTGGACTTTGACCCCAGCATTTCAGTAATAAGGAAGGAAGAAAGGGAACAGATCAAGACCCTGAACAACAAATTTGCATCATTTATTGATAAG GTTCGATTCCTTGAACAGCAAAATAAAGTTCTTGAGACAAAGTGGAAACTCTTACAGCAGCAAGGAGGTCAATCATCAACACAGAACAGTGACATTGAAGGGATTTTCAAAGCTTATGTGAGCAACCTCAAGAATCAACTGGACGGTATAGTAAGTGGCAAGGGCCGTGTTGAGGGAGAATTTCAGAATACAAAGAATCTTGTTGAGGAATATAAAACCAA GTATGAAAATGAAATCAACAATCGTGCAGCAGCGGAACAtgaatttgttaaaataaaaaag gaTGTGGATGATGCTTACTTGGTCAAGGTTCAACTGGAAGCCAAACTTAATGGACTGAATGATGAGATAAACTTCTTGAGAGCTCTTTATGAACAG gaACTTGGAGAGCTTAAATCACAACTCACTGACACTTCTGTTATCCTCTCAATGGACAACAATAGGTCATTGAATCTAGATGACATTATTGCTGAAGTTAAAGCTCAATATGAGGAAATCGCAAACAAGAGCAGAGCTGAGGCAGAAGCTGCCTACCAAGATAAG TTCAGGCAGCTGGAAAATGTTGCTGGTCAACAAGGTGACAATCTAAAAAGCACCAGAAATGAGATTGCAGAACTGAGCAGAGCAATCAGGAAACTGGAGTCTGAAATTGAAAATGTGAAGAGACAG ATTGCTGCTCTCAATGCATCTATAGCAGAGGCTGAAGAACGAGGAGAAATTGCATTAACTGATGGCCGACGAAAACTTGCTGAACTGGAGGCTGCTCTGCAGAAAGCCAAGCAGGACATGGCTCGCCAGCTGCGGGAATATCAAGAGCTGATGAACGTGAAACTGGCGCTAGATGTTGAGATTGCCACGTACAGGAAACTGCTGGAGGGAGAGGAAGACAG GTTATCTGGGTTAATCACCAATGAAGTAAATGTCT